Part of the Pseudobdellovibrionaceae bacterium genome is shown below.
AGCTTTAATGCCGCTCCGCCGGACGCCAAAAAATCAGACAGAGTCTGAATAATGAGTGGATAGTTTTTTGAAGGGTGAAAGGTGCCAAAACACCCCAAAATCATCTCGCCATGGGGAGCGATTTTTTTTCGCCGCTCATTTTTTTCTGCTTCTGAGATTGGGCTCACAGTGACATTAGAGCCCACAGGTAGATGGAAAACCTTGCGCTTTAGTCCAAAAAACAATTTCTTTAAAAACCGCGTGTTATAAGCCGTAGATCCGTAGAGCTGATTCGCCGCACCCCCACTGCCGACCAACATTAGAATGTGGGCTGAGAAAATCACCAGGGACTTCAAATCACCCAACAGCGGATAATGCAACTCATGATACATCACTTGCAATTTTACCCGTTGAATCCAACGCAAATACCAAAGAAAAAAAATAAAAGAAAAGTTAATCCCGCCCCAGGGCCCGTACATGGTGGGGACATACTGCACTAGAACTCTCTCAGGTTTAGATTTTTTAGAAAGAGTCTTAAAACACTGCCTTAAATGCCAAAATTTCCATTTACCAACAATGGGGAAAATCCCCTCCCACGACTTTGTCGCCTCAAAGATCTGGTCATTGTTGCTGGTGAGCACCTGAACAGAGCCTTCCGGAAGCTCGCGCTTAAGAGCTTCAAAAAACTCATAGGTGTAACGACCCAGTCCATCTTCAATGGGAAAAAACTTAGGTGACAAAATCAAGGTGTACGGACGCATATTTTAATACAATACCAGGGCTCACTATCATTTAGGTACTTTGTTCCAATATCAGTAGCCCAAGGTTTCGCGCCGCACCAATGTCGTCAATTACCCAAATGTCCAAGGAAAATGGGCCAAACTCGGGCTATTCAGGTGGTATTTCTAAAAAGTCGGCGACCATGTTAATAACTGTGACCTCTCAAGTGGATACCACCAATGCCAAACCCCTAATCGCGACTCAAAGTGTCGGAGGGCCGTTTCCTGCCCGCGAACTTGCTGGGCCTGTGATTTACGCAAGAGCTGCACTTTTTGGGACGCAATATCCACCGTGCCTTGCCAGCCAAACATTTCTGAATACAAAAATTTGTGTCGGGGCAGAAAAACGATAAAAGTTAACTGGTCAACAAGACAAGAACCATAATTTTATGCTCAGGTACAATATTCTTGCAAGTTTCCTTGCTCATCCCGCCAATTCTAAATCCTAAAATTTTGCCCGGGCAGACAGTCGATGATAAATTGCTGACCAACAAGCCCAGAAACATAATTTTCTGCTCAGGCACAATATTCTTGCAAGTTTCCTTGCTCATCCCGCCAATTCTAAATCCTAAAATTTTGCCCGGGCAGACAGTCGATGATAAATTGCTGACCAACAAGCCCAGAAACATAATTTTCTGCTCAGGCACAATATTCTCGCAAGCTTACTTGCCCATTCCACCAACTCTAAACCCTAAATTTCTGCCCGGGCAGAATATTCAAACAAAGATCCTTCATTTCGATTTTTCTCCTCCATCAAAAGGTGCGCTAGTTCATGGTGAGCTGGACACAGCGTAATCAAATTTTCAACACTGAGCTCACCTCCTTGCAATACTGGTACACGGTGATGCAAATGCAACCAGCGTTTAAATGGGCATTTTTGTCCTGATGGGTAACGATGCTGACATTGACGTTGGTCCCTCAGATTAACCTGATGTTCAATTTCTTTTGGAATAGCAAGGCGATCTCCATTAGCACTGATCGCCGGACGAGAAATTTGCGGGGATAACCCTGCTATATGTTGACGTCTTTTTGCCATTTCGACGGGATCATTTTTTTGCAAGAACAGGTCGGCCATTTTTTCAAATACAGTTTCCATGGATTCGGCCTGACCCGTTGAACTTGATATTAGGTCTTGAACTCTTACCAGCTTTTTATAAACGTCTTCACTCACTGGAGTATTCATTTCGATCACGTCAGAAGTAAGGTAGTGACTTCGTTCACCAGGCACTTTTTTCGGGTTGATCTTTGCCACCTCTTTTTCTAGTTCGGCTTTGGGTAGAGCGGCAGCCTTCAAAACCCACTGTTGCTCACTATCTGCCGGGATCACAAAAAGGACTCGAGCGGCTTTGCTTGGTGTAACCCTCTTCTCTACGAGGGCCGACTCTAGCATACTATATTTACGAGTGGCTTTTGCCAATCCCACATACATATAAGCTTGGGACCGACTCAAACGAAGACACTGAACCGCGTATTCAAATAACGAATTGTACCCACACCATCTATGCACCATATTGTCCTCGACCAGCTGCAGAGTTTTGATGAGATTAATTTCAGAACTTTGTAAATCAGATACAGCGGCTTCGGCTTTCTTTTGGATACGGCGAAATTCTTTGATGTTCAGAGATCGCTTAGCTTCGCGAAGATTCTTAAAGCCCATAATCACTCCCTTTTATAGTTTAGGTTGTTTTTTACGAATTCCTTTATACACCTAATTTTCGCAGCGATTTTTTCAAGAGGGATCATCCTGCAAAGAGAACACCTATTAAAGCGACGAAGTGCCCTTTTAGGGGTGCTTTTGGGCACCATATTCTTTTTTTG
Proteins encoded:
- a CDS encoding glycosyltransferase, which produces MRPYTLILSPKFFPIEDGLGRYTYEFFEALKRELPEGSVQVLTSNNDQIFEATKSWEGIFPIVGKWKFWHLRQCFKTLSKKSKPERVLVQYVPTMYGPWGGINFSFIFFLWYLRWIQRVKLQVMYHELHYPLLGDLKSLVIFSAHILMLVGSGGAANQLYGSTAYNTRFLKKLFFGLKRKVFHLPVGSNVTVSPISEAEKNERRKKIAPHGEMILGCFGTFHPSKNYPLIIQTLSDFLASGGAALKLVFVGATTEDILKNLPTMLQASAKKFVVGTGFLSIEEVSHTLQIMDGFVAYFIDGATTRRASMLAALQHGVPVLSTTEARGDELFKGLNFMTLLHHEPKLFSIQMTHALKQGWPLKQKKQGVEPIVQFYDAHFSWDILAKSYISYG
- a CDS encoding HNH endonuclease, whose protein sequence is MGFKNLREAKRSLNIKEFRRIQKKAEAAVSDLQSSEINLIKTLQLVEDNMVHRWCGYNSLFEYAVQCLRLSRSQAYMYVGLAKATRKYSMLESALVEKRVTPSKAARVLFVIPADSEQQWVLKAAALPKAELEKEVAKINPKKVPGERSHYLTSDVIEMNTPVSEDVYKKLVRVQDLISSSTGQAESMETVFEKMADLFLQKNDPVEMAKRRQHIAGLSPQISRPAISANGDRLAIPKEIEHQVNLRDQRQCQHRYPSGQKCPFKRWLHLHHRVPVLQGGELSVENLITLCPAHHELAHLLMEEKNRNEGSLFEYSARAEI